The Paenibacillus sophorae genome has a segment encoding these proteins:
- a CDS encoding serine/threonine-protein kinase: MITPGTIAFDHAQTAYEVLEMIGRGGFGFVYRLRNTVDDSISALKTLPTGFPSAHSYDAFFNECQAALRVNHTNVLKYFYVHDGETYKGLPPYLIMEFANQGTLLDAVTRQKQKGEFFDVAELKGLYSQLINGMKAINEDEHLVHRDIKLENILIKDGILKIADFGISKNANEGTRQLTFKADGSIKYTAPERWRQETNTIQNDIYSMGIVFYELATLQHPYDVAIDDMHSWQQAHFYQNIKPIKQINDSIPNGMIQMITTMLEKNVARRYKNWNEVEATMQIDDIPPTSNSSLIDNLVNIRVSKDDSFKTLELEAERKRKEHLEYIKEINYQFQQEIYSPLREFIDEFNTKYTKGQINLGDIRSLEQDRINIDIRFPSGERGTLKFEILYDKNFEKIEEDRFFETKRKVVRRPKLKDRLIVAWGYIEVVNGRGFNLILVRGEGELYGSWYMMKNKLSSWYQKPANLLEPFAVELKDLDKVLIEINVMGARIEGEIIESESFLSLVSETIMQHI; this comes from the coding sequence ATGATAACACCTGGAACAATTGCATTTGACCATGCCCAGACAGCCTACGAGGTTTTAGAAATGATAGGAAGAGGAGGATTTGGGTTTGTGTACCGTTTAAGAAATACGGTCGATGATTCCATATCCGCACTAAAAACACTTCCTACAGGATTCCCTTCGGCCCACTCATATGATGCCTTTTTTAATGAATGTCAGGCAGCACTTAGAGTTAATCACACTAATGTTTTAAAATATTTTTATGTACACGATGGAGAGACCTACAAAGGACTTCCACCATATTTAATCATGGAGTTTGCCAATCAAGGTACATTATTAGATGCAGTTACAAGGCAAAAACAAAAAGGCGAGTTTTTTGATGTGGCAGAGTTAAAGGGTCTTTATTCACAATTAATAAACGGTATGAAAGCAATAAATGAGGATGAGCATTTAGTACATAGAGATATAAAACTAGAGAATATACTTATTAAAGATGGAATTTTAAAAATAGCTGATTTTGGCATTTCTAAAAACGCTAATGAAGGTACGCGACAACTTACATTTAAAGCAGATGGTTCAATAAAATATACTGCACCAGAAAGGTGGAGACAAGAGACAAATACCATACAGAATGATATTTACTCTATGGGAATTGTGTTCTATGAATTGGCTACATTGCAACATCCATATGATGTTGCAATCGATGATATGCATAGCTGGCAACAAGCGCATTTCTATCAAAATATCAAGCCAATAAAACAAATCAATGACTCCATCCCAAATGGAATGATTCAGATGATTACTACTATGTTGGAAAAAAATGTGGCCCGAAGATATAAGAACTGGAATGAAGTAGAGGCAACCATGCAAATTGATGATATACCTCCCACCTCTAACTCTAGTTTAATAGATAATTTGGTGAACATTAGAGTGAGTAAGGATGACTCGTTTAAAACACTCGAACTCGAAGCAGAAAGAAAGCGAAAAGAACATTTAGAATACATTAAAGAAATTAACTACCAATTCCAACAAGAAATATATTCTCCGCTTAGAGAATTTATTGATGAGTTTAATACGAAATACACAAAAGGACAAATTAATCTTGGAGATATAAGAAGCCTTGAACAAGACAGAATCAATATTGATATTAGATTTCCTTCTGGAGAAAGAGGAACACTAAAATTTGAAATTTTGTATGACAAGAATTTTGAAAAGATAGAGGAAGATCGTTTTTTTGAGACAAAGAGAAAAGTGGTACGGCGACCAAAACTAAAAGATCGACTTATCGTTGCTTGGGGCTATATAGAAGTTGTGAATGGTAGAGGATTTAATTTAATATTAGTAAGAGGTGAGGGTGAGCTTTATGGATCATGGTATATGATGAAGAACAAGTTGTCATCGTGGTATCAAAAGCCAGCTAATTTATTAGAGCCTTTCGCTGTTGAACTAAAAGATTTGGATAAGGTTTTAATTGAAATTAATGTTATGGGGGCTCGAATTGAAGGAGAAATAATTGAGAGCGAAAGTTTTTTGAGCCTTGTAAGTGAAACCATCATGCAACATATTTAA
- a CDS encoding siphovirus Gp157 family protein, producing the protein MKLYELMDKYTLLNQYIEDALDGDLDDDNLQTLLDSLESIEDMIEVKVENTTKLLKNIESEIKIYKDEEERLAKKRKTLQCRYDGIKAYVQSLLEANGIEKVNAGIFKVRLQKNPPSINVLDEKKIPEVYKIPQPAKVDTKTLLADAKAGKIVDGVELITDKKHLRFS; encoded by the coding sequence ATGAAATTATACGAATTAATGGATAAATATACTTTACTCAATCAGTACATTGAGGATGCTTTAGATGGTGATCTCGATGATGACAATCTTCAGACATTGCTCGACAGTTTGGAGTCAATTGAGGATATGATTGAGGTAAAGGTAGAGAACACAACAAAGTTATTGAAAAATATTGAATCAGAAATTAAAATCTACAAAGACGAAGAAGAGCGGCTTGCAAAGAAACGCAAGACATTGCAATGCAGATATGACGGAATTAAAGCTTATGTGCAATCATTGCTTGAGGCAAACGGCATTGAAAAAGTTAATGCAGGCATCTTTAAGGTGAGATTACAAAAGAATCCTCCGTCAATTAATGTGCTGGATGAGAAAAAGATCCCAGAAGTTTATAAAATTCCGCAACCAGCAAAAGTAGATACTAAAACACTGCTTGCTGATGCTAAGGCCGGAAAAATTGTTGATGGCGTTGAACTTATAACGGACAAAAAACATCTTAGATTCAGTTAA